The Anthonomus grandis grandis chromosome 16, icAntGran1.3, whole genome shotgun sequence genome includes the window ATTTACAACGAAAATCTTATTAATAAATAGGACATTCTCTTCTGTATTGaatatttcttgtattattAACCCATTGGCAATACAAGAATCATTTGTACTTGTcagaaaagtttaatttacaaCTTCAAAAGAAGAAACTACAAATTATTCTATTGGAATATTTCAAGGATCGAATTCTTACATGTTGCAGACTTCTCAGATCATTTTGccattttttcttacattttctGGGTGGTATGGATGGTACACTCTCAATTTCTTCCTGGGACACTTTTTGTGTTTCCGGTATATCTTTCAGTtatttggaccatttttttcatgtccttccaggcatttcaagttTCTTTCTCTTATGTAATGACAATTAATTTTCTCTATAGTCCATTTCTTAATCCGTAGCAGCACACGAAAGAGTCGATAGCCATAAAACGGTCGTAAACCATTGGCGTCCCACTTTTCAAGTACATTAAGACCTGAATGTTTTCATTTCttgggtttatttaatagtgcaagaaataggccaattttagccataaattctttgaattacttaagtacctaatgaataagttctttttaaccctaataagtagatattgtctaggtaggtaaatatggaggtataagtattataggtacctaaattgtgcaatcttaaatgcaaacaggtagttatattttatggtatatattgtagatatatcctaaaaacttaatttatttcatttgttgTAAGAATGTCAAAGTTTAGTCCCATAGTGTGTAaaggtgttttagattttaaagcaagtgtgcatcaaatgcctctaagtactgttagaaatctagtttctacatgtgccaatatgacaggcataagtaaagcaacaatttGGACTGCTTAGtgacagaaaaagtgaaaatcgtgagaacttgcctaagaagagtgtaaagaaaactgccggtaggaagccgatagcagttgatgagacagcaaagcatatcatcaggaggacagtacattcattttattttaagaatgaaatcccaactatcgacaaaattttgacacttataaaagaagacgaaaatgtaccaaaaatggaaagaaaaaaattatggaaaattttacacgaattacatttttcttggcaaaagcaaaatagaaaatctattttaatagataaagaataaatagtctgttggagaagaaagtatttagggcaaattaaggagtatcgaaaggaaggaagaaacatttattatttggataAAACCTGGCTTAACGAAGGACACACCGTGAGCAAGTGCCGGTAGgataaaaatgttcaaatttcGCTTTCccgcttttaagaaatgtttcttgttaatttaataagtataggttatacctaccaaccatactttttctaaaaatctttatctaatagataatagataaaatccaTAGTCGGGACGATACTGGCAACccgtttgtcataaaaatgaactcgaaaccattgttccgaattttacgtcctattgtatttgagaccatacaggacttgtccacttaaaattggtaaaaacagcctggtttatcattttgttacatgtagaaaaatggaagactcaccctatatttatgctacttctgcataaataatgaggcactgtgctctcaccaaaaaggaaatagattatagggatttttttttttgtatttcggGCTTATTTACAGGCATTCTAATCCATAATCTAATTATTCCAGGGATGTACAAATAGTTCTCGAATCTTTTGCCATATTTATCCTGTGTTCAATTTTAGATACAGACCAGACGAGCAACCGTCACTAAGACCCCACCACGACAGTTCAACTTATACCATCAACATCGCCTTAAATGAAGCAGGTAAAGATTATTCTGGGGGCGGCTGTCGATTTATCAGGTACAACTGTAGCGTTACCGACTCGAAAGTTGGATGGATGTTGATGCACCCCGGTAGACTGACCCATTATCACGAGGGTCTACTTGTGACCAATGGTACTCGGTACATCATGATTTCTTTTGTGGATCCGTAGAAAACTGCATTTATGTTGTTGACATAAGGCCTAATCCTATTAGTTTTAAGGTTACTAAACtgttaagtaaaattattactttatattgGGACTGTTAGTATAATTTAGAAAACactttttcaatatttgtttttttagttcttCTCTCGTTTAACTTAGGTTTAAGTAATAATTGTCTTAATCTAAGGCCATTCGCATCATTAAAACTGTAACTACTTATTGACTGCCTAATACAACCTCATGAaaatagatattaataaaatgtttaataattttgtacttCTTGgagtttttttccttttttagttttaactaaCGACCTCTCGTTTTATCTTATTACAATTGCATGCACTTACTCTTACCTATAAAGTAAGTTAATAATGCCAGCAAGCAAATGCTTGGATTAGGATCTGCCCACCTGCAAAACACATGTTTTCTGTCTCATAGGAagattttatgaattaaattaaatacacatgtatatcaacaaaaatatattattacaaactttttaactacataatataatataaaatactttttaaggttttataaaGAGTAAGTTTAACAAActgatatataatataaatacagatcaaatgtaaattttttggtaattttgtcATGTATTTAACATCACTAAAAAATGAGTCGAAAAACTTTGTTTTCAGAAGAGTGCAACtagaactaatttattttttggtttcatATAAGTACTAATTAAACGTATATCCGATAAACATACTAAAAAACTAAActgaaattcattaaaattaatgcaATCGCAGAACTCTTGAACAGTGAATTATGGCACAGGAACATtcatttattatcaataaaaaaatcacttgaaTCCATGCCAGTCTATATAACCCTGATAAGCTTCAATTGTAAGCTAAAAATAACGTACATTCGGTGAATCCCACATTTTGCAAAGGCGAACAATCCATTAGTTAATATATCATCAATCATGAGTTTGCCTGTTATTATGTACAGTTAGTCATGTTGCTCGGTGacaatacatattaaaaatatgaggTAAGAGACATATACTAAccttaaatatcaatttaatgtaaaaaatgatttttagggCTTTAGGATTTATGGTTTCAAACTAACTGCATATAATaacaagtcaaattaaaaatcaataaagcaTCCTTACTCTACACTAACTCCTCAATATCTCATCCATTTCCTCAATAAGATCCCTTCTTCGGGCCCTGTCGAGGGCCCTCTGCAAATCAACTCTCCATCTCTCTTCGTTATTATAACATGTTTCTTGGTGATTCCTGAGAACTTCATGTATGGCTTCAGATAGATCATATCGATGTTTATTTTCTAGCTGTTCAATTATACCCTCTGATATACCAAGTCCCCTTGCAAGCTCTTTCCATTTTATACctatttgcattttaattagCTGGTTTACTCTATCTGTTACATCTCTTATCACAGGAGGTATcactagaaaataaaaatatgaagacaattactttacttttatataaaatgtctttatttcTGCCTGTAGGACATTAAAGAGCTTGGTAGTCAGTATAGTAATAATCTTTAACTTAAGAAAAGTTGTTTAAAGCTCAAACTCATCAGGCAATACCACCAATATAAGAATATTAGGGATATATCACAATTTTAAACAGCAGCAAATATGTTTGAGAATTTTCTccataataaaattcttcatttaTTAAAGAACTACATGGCTTTTGAGTTATTTACCAATTTAGAACCAATGTCTCAAGCCTATGTACCTTTACAAAGTCAAGAGTTGAggatattaaatacaaaaatcagttagATGTTATTTTAACTGACTGGACCTTTGATAgatccattttaatttaaaaaaaagtttttcaacaaatttaaaattgttaataatctTTCTCCTtctacagggtgtgccaacaaggtgtacggctaagatagcgccttaactatacaaggtagagcaaaaagttctacagcaaagttgtagggttgacaaaaacctacgaactaaaaatatttttatgtatactgggtgtgtcacaaaaaagttaacataaattatgatatttttttaaatggtacgccttctctattatggtactaaaatgtgaggcaaaaagagtactttactttggtataacgtttttaaaatttccgtgcggcgttgcaacgtaattaatttttttatgttattttttgcctctTAGAgggtttgtttaaaataatcataattaacttaaaatttattctgcgcccatgaaacttgtaccacagttagtctagggtacctcctctaggttgactatgataatttgtaattttttaatacagggtgtttttaaagaactttcaaacttgctgaaattaaatatgcaatatctcaaatttttcaaatggaacaccctgtatatttttatctaattaagtttgtctctcaaataccttcattttttatttaatatgtcctatagctaaaccaagtactttttgagatattttaacttttctgtaaaacacTATGCATAAAAtgggtattctttaagttttgatcaagattgcttagaaaaaattattgaagaattagaattattacttttcctacaattattattattattattattacatacttgaaaaattaaccaacacaattattcacctaaactgctaaaaaaaacaacaaaattaaattacatactaggttacatatttttgcataaatgtacATCATTAcactaatttcaaattttaaagatcaattacaattattataaattgtgttcaaTATGACCTAAATTTTGTACGCAGTAGTatacatacaaatatttttagttcgtaagTTTTTGTCAACcttacaactttgctgtagaactttttgctctacctcatATAGTTAAGGCGCAATCTTAGCCTTACATCTtattggcacaccctgtataattaggTACTTATTAAGTAGAGAAATAGGTACACACTGATTTgataatataaaatcaatttacccCTATTTTCTTGTGTCCTATTAGCAGCACCCGAATTAAACACTGAGAGGTTTGGAACTTCTCGTCCATACCAAATTCGATTTATGTACTCATCTTCGGGGCCTATCTCTCGAATCATAATTGACAAGTTTTTCTTATGATTTGGCCCGATGCAGTCGCGTTTCTCTAAAATCCTGAAAAGATACGAAATGTCTTGAATTCTCTCAAAAACCCGCTGAGAGTTGATATCTTCTTTGAATGTGGTCTTCAAAAATTGCAAGCTTTTCAAGGCACAGTTTCCTCCCAGTTGGCATAATCGATCACGTATTTTGGTGTACTGGACGTGGGTGAATGCCATtgtaaattgataaaataataaagaaactaAATCTAATGACAATACGGTAAATCAtaagttaataattatcttatcgtttaattagttttgttttgatCTGTTCGCCCATAGGAAAAGATAAATTaacctcaaatttttttttgacgtttacAAGCCGCGTCTCATTGGCTAGTACCAAACCAATCCGGTTCAAAAAAGTGTTATCGATCtggcgccaaatttaaatttattgaaacgCGGGAAATTTCAATTATAAGACAGCCTAAATTGAAACTATTAGAGCCACACGAGGGATCCACTGCATTAAAACTGAAATGTAATCAAGATTTGTACTTATTAGtttgatataaaaatactaattagcGACAATCtcaatagtttaaatataattattggGATTTAGTTAATTGAGCgaatattagatttattttaaagggaCCGATTCTGCTCTGAATTTACGTTTTATAATGAGGGAAATAGTCGAaaattttgcaaacaatttatttgaagaaaattgttaaattatacttaaattaaCCTACGCCTAATTCCTTCCTGTAGATATAcacaatttaagaaataattctCTAATTTACGTCAATTTCGagattaatttaatatgctttGAATGACGTTAATGGCAAATTGTTTAAGGGCAGCTATTATTACTAAATAAGTCACATATAATATACGATACGTTTGAAAATGCATGCGTAATAAACACGTTAGCAAGCATCTAGAACCATTGTTTTAAAGtactaaatttaaacattaaagtTATTGGTGTAATCCAGTACATGTATAACCAGATAAATGGTCAGCTAATTGCAGCAATTATAAGAAATAGCGTAATGCTGTTGAACATACTGTCCCCGATAGTTAAGCTCGATAAAATTATAAACGTTTAAATACATATAGTTAAAATGACGTTAGCccgaatttattaaaaaaattgatttttttaataattattatctgCCATAGGAGAAGCATTATTCCCTTAAAAATATCATCTGGATCCGTCACTGTTACGTATTATGtactatataatatattatggaATTTCCCCATTGGGTCTATGAATATACATGAATATCCCCATTAGactaattacatttaattaattactattgTAATGGTTAATTTGTTAGCctttatgcaaaaaaactgtATTGTTAATATTGCGGTGAATGCTCGTGATGTACTATAGAATTTCATAGGGTAATATTAATTCTTTCTTTCAATTTCCTGGACTAAGAAAcaactacatttaaaatttcGGGAACACaaaaaacaacttatttaaataagaattccTTCATTTAGGTGGTTAAAGGACAAATATTTCAAGTTCCATAAATacagaaaaattacttaagtaacctgaacaaaatcaaaaattcgTTCGTTCATATCCTGGACaaagaaacattatttcaaatgccaGGAATACCTTGAAAGAACACAAAAACcttttcaattttctggaaagaAAAGAAATGTTCAGATCCTAAAACACGACTCAAAAAAtcacttcaaatgcctggaatagtacaatttttgagaaaatggaaGAATACATCAAAGCCCAATAAGCAACAGGAAAACCATAATATAGATTAAGGAGAATTATTGTcccttgttttttatttaattatatctcTCCAATcccattagttttttttctaattacaCGTAACTAccgaattaaattttaaattatttgaataatcaTATGATGTCGCTTTAATTGTAATTTCGCTCATTATTGttaaatgcaataattttttaattaacatggATGACGTTATAATTATAGTGCGAATtcgttttatttgtaatatataaTTGATTATAATCCTTAGAAGACGTTACTATATATTAGTATTCTAGTATACTGAAACACTTagaaatatcaataatttttttcagcacTCGTCAAGTAATCCAAAAAAAGACAGCTCtagaagaaaatacaaaaaatattattcgtttatttcaattttgataagttttcctaaaaatgaaaagccagacaatgaaaaaatgatatttattacaTCTACTGCCGTTAAGATTATATCATATGCTTACCGTTCAGTAACCTCGAATACGCAATTAGTTAAGGCTTCAGgccaatttacattaatttccATATGATTAATGTGAAGACCAGAAAAA containing:
- the LOC126745718 gene encoding uncharacterized protein LOC126745718 — its product is MAFTHVQYTKIRDRLCQLGGNCALKSLQFLKTTFKEDINSQRVFERIQDISYLFRILEKRDCIGPNHKKNLSIMIREIGPEDEYINRIWYGREVPNLSVFNSGAANRTQENRVIPPVIRDVTDRVNQLIKMQIGIKWKELARGLGISEGIIEQLENKHRYDLSEAIHEVLRNHQETCYNNEERWRVDLQRALDRARRRDLIEEMDEILRS